From Bradyrhizobium sp. NDS-1, the proteins below share one genomic window:
- a CDS encoding TfoX/Sxy family protein — protein MDREFLIDLFSDFGPVTIRKMFSGHGISVDGVNFALALRAGLFFRADEVTIPDFEAEGSRPFQYSTRAKTVTVNSYWELPARLFDDSEDLVQWARAALAAAQRAKVKKRPKKGAARKGAPKKSLAKKVAKKTAKKTVRRVGKAKRDHRSK, from the coding sequence ATGGACCGCGAATTCCTGATCGACCTGTTTTCCGATTTCGGCCCCGTCACCATCCGCAAGATGTTCTCCGGCCACGGCATTTCCGTCGACGGCGTCAACTTCGCACTTGCCTTGCGCGCCGGTCTGTTCTTCCGCGCCGACGAGGTGACCATTCCGGACTTCGAAGCCGAGGGCTCAAGGCCGTTCCAATATTCGACCCGCGCCAAGACCGTGACGGTCAACTCCTATTGGGAGCTGCCGGCGCGCCTGTTCGACGATTCCGAGGACTTGGTGCAATGGGCGAGGGCGGCACTCGCCGCCGCGCAGCGCGCCAAGGTGAAGAAGCGGCCGAAGAAGGGCGCCGCGAGAAAAGGCGCGCCGAAGAAGTCTCTGGCCAAGAAGGTAGCTAAAAAGACCGCCAAGAAAACGGTGCGGAGGGTAGGCAAAGCGAAGCGGGACCACCGCTCGAAATAA
- a CDS encoding HesB/IscA family protein, with amino-acid sequence MTQATPASTPKPRRPRPQVMRLTDAAAQRISELTQRADSEIVGLRVGVKNGGCAGQSYTVEYAHDVRPTDEVVEDKGVKILVDPKAVLFLLGTEMDYKADKMQAQFVFNNPNQISACGCGESVELRPAKIDG; translated from the coding sequence ATGACACAGGCAACACCAGCTTCGACACCCAAGCCCCGGCGGCCCCGCCCGCAGGTGATGCGGCTGACGGACGCTGCTGCCCAGCGCATCTCCGAGCTGACCCAGCGCGCCGATTCCGAAATCGTCGGCCTGCGCGTCGGCGTGAAGAACGGCGGCTGCGCCGGCCAATCCTACACGGTCGAATACGCCCATGACGTCCGCCCGACCGACGAGGTCGTCGAGGACAAGGGCGTCAAGATCCTGGTCGACCCCAAGGCCGTGCTGTTCCTGCTCGGCACCGAGATGGACTACAAGGCCGACAAGATGCAGGCCCAGTTCGTCTTCAACAATCCCAACCAGATCTCCGCCTGCGGCTGCGGCGAGTCGGTCGAGCTGCGGCCGGCCAAGATCGACGGGTAG
- the fabA gene encoding bifunctional 3-hydroxydecanoyl-ACP dehydratase/trans-2-decenoyl-ACP isomerase: MSNPLDFHAPQSSYTRDELLRSSEGGYFGPGNAQLPAPPMLMMDRITEISMDGGTFGKGHIVGELDITPHHWFFDCHYRGDAMMPPTLGLDAMWQMVGYWLGWSGSPGKGRAIGVGEVECTGEITPNARQVRYEVAMRMVRRGKLVLGIADGRVLADGVCVFTAKDMRVGLTKAAD, encoded by the coding sequence TTGTCCAACCCCCTCGATTTCCACGCGCCACAATCGTCCTACACCAGAGACGAGCTACTGCGATCGAGCGAAGGCGGCTATTTCGGCCCCGGAAACGCGCAATTGCCCGCGCCGCCGATGCTGATGATGGATCGCATCACCGAGATCAGCATGGACGGCGGCACGTTCGGCAAAGGTCATATCGTCGGCGAGCTCGATATCACGCCTCACCACTGGTTCTTCGATTGCCACTACCGCGGTGACGCGATGATGCCGCCTACCCTTGGACTCGACGCCATGTGGCAGATGGTCGGCTATTGGCTCGGCTGGTCGGGCTCACCCGGCAAGGGCCGCGCCATCGGCGTCGGCGAGGTGGAATGCACCGGCGAGATCACACCAAACGCCCGGCAAGTGCGCTACGAGGTCGCGATGCGCATGGTCCGTCGCGGCAAGCTGGTGCTCGGCATTGCCGATGGCCGCGTGCTCGCAGATGGCGTCTGCGTGTTCACGGCCAAGGATATGAGGGTCGGCCTGACCAAGGCCGCGGATTGA